Proteins from one Holophagales bacterium genomic window:
- the gap gene encoding type I glyceraldehyde-3-phosphate dehydrogenase, with amino-acid sequence MATKVGINGFGRIGRQVLKAIRDKYPTDLEVVAVNDIGDLKTMAHLLKYDSTYGRFDGTVEVSGEDLLVDGKHLKMLKETDPANLPWKDLGVDIVIESTGLFTIKSDGVNKKGKTVRGAENHITKGGAKKVIISAPAEGEDLTIVLGVNEGAYDPAKHHVVSNASCTTNCLAPAAKVVHDNWTIQRGFMTTIHAYTNDQRILDLPHSDLRRARAAGLSIIPTTTGAAKAVALVIPDLKGKFDGYSLRVPTPTVSVVDFTAQLAKPTTTDELRQAFRDAAAGPMKGILAAIDEPLVSVDFKGDPHSSSVDLPFTMVLGKEKSDFVKVVTWYDNEWGYSMRTADLAALMAKML; translated from the coding sequence GTAGGAATCAACGGGTTCGGCCGCATCGGCCGCCAGGTCCTCAAGGCGATTCGCGACAAGTACCCCACCGACCTCGAGGTCGTCGCCGTCAACGACATCGGCGACCTGAAGACGATGGCCCATCTCCTCAAGTACGACTCGACCTACGGGCGCTTCGACGGCACGGTCGAGGTGTCCGGAGAAGACCTTCTCGTCGACGGCAAGCACCTGAAGATGCTGAAGGAGACCGACCCGGCGAACCTCCCCTGGAAGGACCTCGGCGTCGACATCGTCATCGAGTCGACCGGCCTCTTCACGATCAAGTCCGACGGCGTGAACAAGAAGGGCAAGACGGTCCGCGGAGCCGAGAACCACATTACCAAGGGCGGCGCGAAGAAGGTCATCATCTCCGCCCCCGCCGAGGGCGAGGACCTGACGATCGTCCTCGGCGTCAACGAGGGGGCCTACGACCCCGCGAAGCACCACGTCGTCTCGAACGCCTCGTGCACGACGAACTGCCTCGCCCCCGCCGCCAAGGTCGTCCACGACAACTGGACGATCCAGCGCGGCTTCATGACGACGATCCACGCCTACACGAACGACCAGCGGATCCTCGACCTGCCGCACAGCGACCTGCGCCGCGCGCGCGCCGCCGGGCTGTCGATCATCCCGACGACGACCGGCGCCGCGAAGGCCGTCGCCCTCGTCATCCCCGACCTGAAGGGGAAGTTCGACGGCTACTCGCTCCGCGTCCCGACGCCGACCGTCTCCGTCGTCGACTTCACCGCACAGCTCGCCAAGCCGACGACGACCGACGAGCTCCGCCAGGCGTTCCGCGACGCCGCCGCCGGCCCGATGAAGGGGATCCTCGCCGCCATCGACGAGCCGCTCGTCTCGGTCGACTTCAAGGGCGACCCGCACTCCTCCTCCGTCGACCTGCCGTTCACGATGGTCCTCGGCAAGGAGAAGAGCGACTTCGTGAAGGTCGTCACCTGGTACGACAACGAGTGGGGCTACAGCATGCGGACGGCCGACCTGGCCGCCCTCATGGCGAAGATGCTGTAG